The following proteins are co-located in the Paenibacillus sp. JNUCC32 genome:
- a CDS encoding DUF1992 domain-containing protein — MDLNNDAKEMASAAEENQQKEKEQRPMSTSSGLLESAIDKFAREGGFDDLPLKGKPIKIEDGDVLTSIMKNANYQPAWVELRKEIAADIKRLLDRPEPNAVPEAEVEAINQKIMKYNRIVPNPQLQKGLLSGVHLHAAYEKWE; from the coding sequence ATGGATTTGAACAATGACGCTAAAGAAATGGCTTCTGCTGCTGAAGAAAATCAGCAAAAAGAAAAAGAACAACGCCCGATGTCGACCAGCAGCGGGCTCCTGGAATCGGCCATCGACAAGTTTGCCAGAGAAGGCGGCTTTGACGATTTGCCGTTGAAGGGAAAGCCGATCAAGATCGAAGACGGCGATGTGCTAACCAGTATCATGAAGAACGCGAATTACCAGCCGGCATGGGTGGAGCTGAGAAAAGAGATCGCCGCCGACATCAAGCGTCTTTTGGACCGTCCGGAACCGAATGCGGTTCCCGAGGCCGAGGTGGAGGCCATCAACCAGAAAATTATGAAGTATAACCGGATCGTTCCGAATCCGCAGCTGCAAAAAGGCCTCCTGTCCGGGGTCCATTTGCACGCAGCCTATGAAAAGTGGGAGTAG